A window of Oscillatoria sp. FACHB-1407 genomic DNA:
CAGCACAACTGAGCCTGGCTCAATACCATCCTGGCTACCGCGACCCACCGTAATCTGCTGCCACCAGTGATCTGCACTTCGCCCGATCACTGGAGCCGCTATTCCCGCTTCAGTGTTGCTAGACACGTAGCCCAACAACTCTTGTAAGCGGCGATTTTGACTTTCTAGCTCAACTAGACGAGACTGCAACTCTTGTAAGCGAGCATCTGCCAGCACCTCATCTGGCATTGGATTGCCCTGAAATGGGCGGGATATCCATTGATAGATTTCCAGGACAACCGCACCTTGAGTCTGTCGAACCGTCCATGCCGTTGTCAGGGCAAGAAAGACGAGTCCGATTCTCAAGCCATGGCGACCCCACCAGCGACGAATTAGATACATCACATATTACGGGAGCGACCACTAAATACACGCTCAAGCTGCTTAAAGTTCTCTAGCACACGCCCTGTGCCAAGTACAACACAGCTCAGGGGGTCTGCTGCAACGTGAACGACAATGCCAGTTTCGTGGCTGATCAGGGTGTCTAGCCCCTTGAGCAGAGCCCCACCCCCTGCTAACATAATGCCGCGATCGATGATATCGGCAGCGAGTTCAGGAGGGGTGCGTTCTAGCGTGCGCTTAACCGCTTCGATAATGACTGACAACGGTTCTGCCATCGCTTCACGAATTTCTGGACCTTTGACAGTGACGGTGCGAGGCAAGCCTGACAGCAAATGCAGTCCTCTCACATCCATGATGATTTCGTCGTCATCATCTGTAGGATAGGCGGAACCAATCAAAATTTTGATTTCTTCAGCGGTGCGTTCCCCAATGACCAGGTTGTGAACCTTCTTCATGTATTGGGTAATGGCTTCGCTCAACTCGTCACCTGCAACTCGCACGGATTCACTCAACACCGTGCCCTGCAAGCTGAGAACCGCAACTTCAGTCGTGCCACCACCGATGTCGATGATCATATTTCCGGTTGGCTCTGCCACGGGTAAGCCTGCCCCGATCGCCGCTGCTACAGGTTCGTCAATCAGGTACACATCCCGCGCACCGGCTTGAGAGGCGGCTTCCATAACGGCACGACGCTCAACCCCGGTCACACCACTGGGGATGCCGATGACAATTCGAGGGGAAACGAGGGTGCGCCCTTCATGGACTCGACGAATAAAATGCTTGAGCATCAGCTCGGCGGTGTCAAAGTCAGCGATCACCCCATCTCGCAGGGGGCGCAAGGCGACAACGTTGCCAGGTGTCCGACCAAGCATTTTCTTGGCATCTTCTCCAACGGCTAGTGGAACCTTCTCGTCCTGATCCATAGCTACTACCGAAGGTTCCTGGAGAACGATCCCTCTACCAGAGACATAAACAAGGGTATTTGCAGTGCCAAGGTCGATACCCATGTCGCGTGAAAATGAGAAGCGATTGAAAAAACCCACTAGCTTTCTAAGCCCCCAAAATTAAGTGCTATGGTTTGTTGAAACAGGTCTGATGGAAAATACACTTGACCACCTAGTCGAAGTGGATTTTATTACGTTTTTTGTGCAGAGTCTAGTCAGATGAAGTTTGAATTGAATGCAAGCCTGATTTTAATGAAATGTTTGATCCACACTCTACAGTCATCGTTCTTAGATGCAAGCAAACTATCAGGATAAAATCAAATCGCTTCAATGCGATCGCCCTCAAGAAATTTCGAGTTTTTCTCGCAAGAGAGTGTCTAGGAGGCTGACAAGTCAATCGATAAAGCTAGTATGAAGTGACCTGTTCATACGGTTGCGAATGTAACTGAAATTTGGATAGATGGTGGGACAAATTGAGTGAGATTTGTGGGTTTATTTAGTGATAAAAGTTTTTTGAAAAGTTGCTCTATGCTCTGCTAAACTAATACTTATGTACTAAGGCTCGTGTTAGATTTGTGCTTTATCGTGTTATGAATCGAGCGATCGCTAACATCAGCCAATCTCCGTCCAGTCATTAACTGTCAATCACTGTCAATCACTAACTGTCAAATCATTAACTGTCAAATCATTAACTGTCAAATCATTAACTGAACTCAACATATCGGGTCTAAACATATGGGTCTAAACGCAATTACACTGGTCGGTCGTGCAGGTCGAGATCCAGAGGTGAAATACTTTGAGTCGGGAAGTGTCGTCTGCAACCTGACCCTCGCCGTCAACCGTCGCACCCGCAACAACGACGAGCCAGACTGGTTTAATTTGGAAATTTGGGGCAAAACGGCTGAAGTTGCGGCGAACTACGTCCGTAAAGGCAGCTTAATTGGGGTCAGTGGTTCCCTCAAATTTGACCACTGGCAAGACCGCAGCACTGGAGCCGATCGCAGCAAACCTGTGATTCTGGTCGATCGCCTCGATTTGCTGGGGTCGAAGCGCGATCAGGAAACCGCTGGTGCAGGCATGGGTTACAGCGACGACGAATTCTAATCTAAAAGGTCAATTGATTTAATTCATTAAAGGAGGGATGCGATTAATCGCGTCCCTCCTTATTAGTCGTGTCTCTATTGATCGGATTAACTGAGAGTTTATCGGATCAGTTGAGGATAAATCTTGCGGACTGCCAGATTGACAAACACTCCCAGCAATACGATCAGCCATAACAGGTTGAGCCACCACCAGGAGGGTAAACCGATGTGCCAGCGAAGCAAATCAACCAACGATGACAGGGGCAAGATTCCAGCGACCCGTTGCAGGGCGATCGGCAGGTTCTCACGCGGAAAGTAGGTGCCACACAGGGTAAACATTGGCACAATCAGCAAGAAGATCGGGACGTTAATTTGATCGACCTGGCGCACCCACCCTGCGGTGAGTAGCCCCATGGCACCAAACAGCAGACTCCCTAATATCATCAACGGTAGCGAGAGCAATAGATTCCAGGCAGGATAGATGCCCCAGACCACAGCAATCAGTGCCGTCAACCCTCCAGCGATCATGCCTTTAGTTGCTGCCCACAGCCAATCGCCTAAAAAGACCTCTGCAAAACTAAGAGGTGCAGTGAGCAGGGCGTGCCAGGTTTTTTGGAAGTTGAGCCGAATAAAGGTGCTGTAGGCTCCCTCAAAGAAGGATTGGAACAACACCCCAATCCCAATCATGGCAGGTGCAATAAATTGCAGGTAGGATACCGTTTCGCCCTGATAGTTGACCTCACCAACCAGGGGAGTTAGTCCGTAGCCGAAGGCGACGAGATAGACGATTGGTTCTGAAACGGGGGGCAAACAATTGACGAGCCAGGTGCGTTGATAGACTTTAGCGTGGCGATGCCAAACGGAGTAGACTCCCCACGGTGTAATTGAAATCCCTTTCATGATTTTGGATTTTAGATTTGCGATTTTAATGTTTCTGGTGTGAGGCGGCTACCTTTGCCTTCTGCCTTTTCCTAGTGGTTGAGATGGTTGTCCAGCAGGCTCCCGGTGAGGCGCAAGAATACATCCTCCAGGTTTGCCTCGCGGCGAGTTAGTTCTGCCGGATTGAAGGCAGCGAGTTTTTGCCAGAGGAGTTCAGTGTTGGTGGGTGGTAGTGCGACCAGATAGCCACTCCCAAAGGAGCGATACCAGGTGTTGAAGCTGTTAGCGATCGCCTGTAAATCCGTCTCCGCAATGCCTTCTACCTCAACAATTTCTTTGCCAATGGTGCGATCGATTAACTCAGCAGGGGTGCCCTGGTCAATGACCTTGCCCTGCTGCAACAACAGGAGGCGATCGCACAGACGCTGCGCCTCATCCATGTAGTGGGTCGTGAGCAACACCCCACAGCCCTGCCGTTTCAGGTCGATCACCAGTTTCCAAAAGTCCTGCCGCGCATCGGGGTCAAGCCCGGTCGTCGGTTCATCCAAAAACACGACTTGGGGATGGTTAATCAAAGCCCGCGCCAACACTAACCGTCGCTTCATACCGCCCGACAGTTCATCAATGGGGCGATCGGCGTAATTCTCCAGGTGAACGTGAGCCAGCACCTCCCCTGCCCGTCTCCGAGCCGCTTTGCCTACGATCCGATAATGATGAGCAAAGTGAATCAGATTTTCGATCACACTAAAGTCAGGGTCAAGGTTATCCTCCTGGGTCACAATGCCCATTTTGGCGCGAGCACGGCACCCTTCCTTTTGAACGTGCAGTGACCCCAACTGCACAAACCCACGACTGGGAAGCACTCCCCCGTACAACATCCCAACAATCGTTGTCTTACCGGCTCCATTGGGACCGAGCAACCCTAACACCTCACCGGGGTTCAAGGAGAATTGCACATCTTGCACGACAGGGCGATCGCCATATTGTTTCCCTAAGTCGTAAGCCACCAGTGCCGGGTTATTATGCTGAGACTCAAGGTAAGAACGAACCATGCGTAAACCTCACAGGTGGGTTAACGTACTACATAATATCGTTCTTGTAGTATGAGGTGTCTATCACCCGATAGAAGGGGAAAATATCAGAAGAATGAAGAGGCGCGATATATCGCGCCTCTTCATTCTTCTGATATGACAATGCGATCGCGTCCCTGGTGCTTGGCTTCGTATAAGGCGCGATCGGCAGCTTTGCTGAGGGAGGTGGCATCTAGATATTGGGGAAATCCGGCAATGCCGCAGCTAAAGGTGACCAGAAACTCGCAGTTATCTGTCTTTTGCACCATCTGAGCAAACCCCTGCCGAATTTCATCCACTACATGAAATGCTGCGCTGGGGTCGGTATCAGGAAAAATGATGGCGAACTCTTCACCACCATAGCGACCAATGATATCGGCTCGGCGCAAGCGTTGTTGCAGCAGACGAGAGAGATTTTTGAGGACGCGATCGCCTGCTAAGTGACCATAGGTATCGTTCACCCGCTTGAAATGGTCAATATCAATCATGGCAAGGACAAGGGCACTCGCCTGCCGACTGGCACGCTGAATCTCAATACAGAGTTGCTCCTTGATTTTGGTATGGTTTAGCAAACCTGTGAGGCTATCGCGCTCAATTAAGGAGCGCAAGATGCTTGATCGCTGCAAGCGTGGCAGGATCGCAGCAACCAGGTGGTCAGGTTGAATGGGTTTGGTGAGAAACATATCCCCCCCGGATCGCACCGCAGCCAGTTGTCGCTCAATGCCATTTTCGGCGGAGAGAAACACAATCGGGATACCAACGTAGGCACCATGTTGGCGGAGAATGGCAGCTAACTCAATTCCATTGCACTCTGGCAAATACAGATCCATCAAGATCAGGTCAGGGTTTGAGTCAATCAAGGTAGACATCACCTGAAGGGGATCAGTCACCACGCTGGTCATAATGCCTGCCTGCTGCAAAATCAGGGCGTAATAGTTAGCCAGCGGCACATCATCTTCAATGATCAAAACGCGATAGGGTTCTCGGCTATCGTGATTGGTCAAGATATCCAGTTGGGTGAGCAACTCACCCGCATCAACAGGCTTTGTAAAGTAAGCACTGCCTCCAGCGCGTACGGCTTGCAAGCGGGCAGTCAGGTCGTCTCGCGCTGAGATAAATAGAACGGGCAAGGGGTGATCTCGCCCTTCTTGAATGGTGGCGATCGCCTCGGTGCCAGCAAGTTCCCCTTCGGGCAAGACGATGTCCATGATGATAGCGGCAGGGGTTACCTGCTGCATTGCCTCTTGCAACCCTTCCACATGTTCAAAATGGCAGACCGTATACCCAAAGTGGCTGAGACTCAGGCTGAGATAGCGCGCCAGATCAGGATCATCCTCTACCAGAAACACCACATGGGAATTTTGTTTTGTCTGGTCAGCGGGTTTCGATGCAAAGAGAGCCGCAGGGGCTTTTAACTGAGTCGTTGCCAGAGTTGCATTCAGTTGATGGAGTGCCTGTTGCAACTGCAATCGCTGTTTTTCAGTTGGAGGGGTGTCTAACCGTAACAGAGTATCCACACAGCTTTCGACCTGATGAGCCGCACAACTCACGTCGGCAAACTCAAAGGTAGCACTGGAGCCCATTAACCGATGACTCAAAAGCCGCAGATGGCGCAGTTTGTCGAGATTCCAGTCTTCTTGCAGGAGCGATCGCCCCACACTGGTAATGAGATGAATTTTTTGAGGCAACTGTTGCTCATACTCCTGACGCAGCAGTTGAAACTCTGCCTGTGCCGCCTGAAGTGAAGTTTGAACTGAATTAGCCATCATGATGCCGCTTCCACAGGTCATAAATTTGAGCTGCAAGAGTCATGGGGTCAAACGGTTTAGCAATCACATCCAATGCACCCATCTGCCTGTACTGCGTAATTTCGTAAGCTTGCACCTTAGCCGTCAAAAAAATGACAGGGGTATGAGCCGTTTCGGGAATATCTCGGAGAGCTTTGAAGGTTTCTAGTCCGTCAAGTTCCGGGAGCATGACATCCAAAATGATGACATCAGGAGCAAATACAGGAGCAACATGAATAGCTTCACGACCAGAACTGCAAATTTCGACTGTAAATTTACCGACTGATTGCAAGGCTAAGTTAGCAACAACTTGAATATCTGGATCATCTT
This region includes:
- a CDS encoding rod shape-determining protein; this translates as MGFFNRFSFSRDMGIDLGTANTLVYVSGRGIVLQEPSVVAMDQDEKVPLAVGEDAKKMLGRTPGNVVALRPLRDGVIADFDTAELMLKHFIRRVHEGRTLVSPRIVIGIPSGVTGVERRAVMEAASQAGARDVYLIDEPVAAAIGAGLPVAEPTGNMIIDIGGGTTEVAVLSLQGTVLSESVRVAGDELSEAITQYMKKVHNLVIGERTAEEIKILIGSAYPTDDDDEIIMDVRGLHLLSGLPRTVTVKGPEIREAMAEPLSVIIEAVKRTLERTPPELAADIIDRGIMLAGGGALLKGLDTLISHETGIVVHVAADPLSCVVLGTGRVLENFKQLERVFSGRSRNM
- a CDS encoding single-stranded DNA-binding protein produces the protein MGLNAITLVGRAGRDPEVKYFESGSVVCNLTLAVNRRTRNNDEPDWFNLEIWGKTAEVAANYVRKGSLIGVSGSLKFDHWQDRSTGADRSKPVILVDRLDLLGSKRDQETAGAGMGYSDDEF
- a CDS encoding ABC transporter permease; translated protein: MKGISITPWGVYSVWHRHAKVYQRTWLVNCLPPVSEPIVYLVAFGYGLTPLVGEVNYQGETVSYLQFIAPAMIGIGVLFQSFFEGAYSTFIRLNFQKTWHALLTAPLSFAEVFLGDWLWAATKGMIAGGLTALIAVVWGIYPAWNLLLSLPLMILGSLLFGAMGLLTAGWVRQVDQINVPIFLLIVPMFTLCGTYFPRENLPIALQRVAGILPLSSLVDLLRWHIGLPSWWWLNLLWLIVLLGVFVNLAVRKIYPQLIR
- a CDS encoding ABC transporter ATP-binding protein, producing MVRSYLESQHNNPALVAYDLGKQYGDRPVVQDVQFSLNPGEVLGLLGPNGAGKTTIVGMLYGGVLPSRGFVQLGSLHVQKEGCRARAKMGIVTQEDNLDPDFSVIENLIHFAHHYRIVGKAARRRAGEVLAHVHLENYADRPIDELSGGMKRRLVLARALINHPQVVFLDEPTTGLDPDARQDFWKLVIDLKRQGCGVLLTTHYMDEAQRLCDRLLLLQQGKVIDQGTPAELIDRTIGKEIVEVEGIAETDLQAIANSFNTWYRSFGSGYLVALPPTNTELLWQKLAAFNPAELTRREANLEDVFLRLTGSLLDNHLNH
- a CDS encoding response regulator; protein product: MMANSVQTSLQAAQAEFQLLRQEYEQQLPQKIHLITSVGRSLLQEDWNLDKLRHLRLLSHRLMGSSATFEFADVSCAAHQVESCVDTLLRLDTPPTEKQRLQLQQALHQLNATLATTQLKAPAALFASKPADQTKQNSHVVFLVEDDPDLARYLSLSLSHFGYTVCHFEHVEGLQEAMQQVTPAAIIMDIVLPEGELAGTEAIATIQEGRDHPLPVLFISARDDLTARLQAVRAGGSAYFTKPVDAGELLTQLDILTNHDSREPYRVLIIEDDVPLANYYALILQQAGIMTSVVTDPLQVMSTLIDSNPDLILMDLYLPECNGIELAAILRQHGAYVGIPIVFLSAENGIERQLAAVRSGGDMFLTKPIQPDHLVAAILPRLQRSSILRSLIERDSLTGLLNHTKIKEQLCIEIQRASRQASALVLAMIDIDHFKRVNDTYGHLAGDRVLKNLSRLLQQRLRRADIIGRYGGEEFAIIFPDTDPSAAFHVVDEIRQGFAQMVQKTDNCEFLVTFSCGIAGFPQYLDATSLSKAADRALYEAKHQGRDRIVISEE
- a CDS encoding response regulator, coding for MTPTLNRILFVEDDPDIQVVANLALQSVGKFTVEICSSGREAIHVAPVFAPDVIILDVMLPELDGLETFKALRDIPETAHTPVIFLTAKVQAYEITQYRQMGALDVIAKPFDPMTLAAQIYDLWKRHHDG